One genomic segment of Panicum virgatum strain AP13 chromosome 2N, P.virgatum_v5, whole genome shotgun sequence includes these proteins:
- the LOC120658404 gene encoding uncharacterized protein LOC120658404, whose amino-acid sequence MNSIKSALLSGQRRHPLVAAAAVAAPHQQLGGAASFHSTPVLQRKRKTQWHNRFNYYAKRRRNRENKRSMVRNMSEYAEYLFQSWRDEDERTDASSGPSWFRGHRWVRNSNNNGFRTHDFYYGNFRSRGGFEFCTSDEDEPEILFRNAFRDQHTYYWSFSSDNFQWRNSRRAHSEKFRNWSSETDDEDEESTPSEVSLARQALGLRTSGPLKLEDVKSAYRACALRWHPDRHNGSSKATAERFKHCSAAYQTLCDSLAAA is encoded by the exons ATGAACAGCATCAAGTCGGCTCTCCTCTCCGGCCAACGCCGGCACCCCCtcgttgcggcggcggcggtggcggccccgCATCAGCAGCTGGGAGGCGCCGCGTCGTTCCACTCCACCCCCGTCCTGCAGCGGAAGCGCAAGACGCAGTGGCACAAC AGATTCAACTATTACGCAAAACGTAGGAGGAATAGAGAAAATAAAAGGTCGATGGTACGGAATATGTCGGAGTATGCAGAGTACCTCTTCCAG AGTTGGCGGGATGAAGATGAGAGAACTGATGCATCTAGTGGACCTTCATGGTTTAGAGGACATCGTTGGGTTAGGAATTCTAACAACAATGGTTTCCGTACACATGATTTTTATTACGGAAATTTCAGAAGCAGAG GAGGATTTGAGTTTTGCACGAGTGATGAGGATGAACCAGAGATTCTGTTTCGTAATGCTTTTCGAGACCAGCACACATATTATTGGTCCTTTTCCTCTGATAATTTTCAGTGGAGGAACTCCAGACGTGCTCACTCAGAAAAATTCAGAAACTGGAGTTCTGAAACggatgatgaggatgaagaaTCCACTCCATCAGAGGTATCTTTAGCACGGCAAGCTCTTGGATTGAGAACCTCTGGTCCGCTAAAACTTGAAGATGTTAAAAGCGC ATACCGAGCATGCGCACTTAGATGGCACCCAGATCGCCACAATGGATCATCTAAG